One segment of Acropora muricata isolate sample 2 chromosome 8, ASM3666990v1, whole genome shotgun sequence DNA contains the following:
- the LOC136925226 gene encoding uncharacterized protein: MHSANLKVAKILLDNGANPSFHGLGPDGRYISPLLAAMIPWTSTGRKNVADICQKLALLVDKGYFCTKDILMELLEYASWGIGGETKPSLDMKHFETDLVTMMFGQSSCKLTQLASRAFIDCKFVGNTFGKLTSSEVIHLVKNYGLPTEVISNFQIVSLRDKIVNALAETDWDEWDVEEYMLDESSEYEESDDEYW, encoded by the exons ATGCATTCAGCTAATTTGAAGGTTGCAAAGATTCTCCTTGACAATGGAGCCAATCCAAGCTTTCATGGCTTGGGTCCTGATGGAAg ATATATTTCTCCCTTACTGGCTGCCATGATTCCTTGGACATCTACTGGCAGAAAAAATGTGGCAGATATTTGTCAGAAACTAGCACTGCTTGTTGATAAAGGCTATTTTTGCACAAAAGACATTTTAATGGAACTTCTGGAGTATGCGTCGTGGGGAATTGGAGGTGAAACAAAGCCTTCACTTGACATGAAACACTTTGAAACAGACTTAGTTACCATGATGTTTGGTCAGAGCTCGTGCAAATTGACACAGCTTGCATCAAGAGCCTTCATAGACTGCAAATTTGTGGGTAACACCTTTGGAAAGCTTACATCAAGTGAAGTCAttcatttggtaaaaaattatGGCCTTCCAACTGAGGTCATCAGCAATTTCCAGATTGTCTCTTTGAGGGACAAGATTGTAAATGCACTGGCGGAAACTGACTGGGATGAATGGGATGTGGAGGAGTATATGTTAGATGAAAGTAGTGAGTATGAGGAGTCAGATGATGAGTACTGGTAG
- the LOC136925225 gene encoding tyrosinase-like, with protein sequence MKSTCRPVLLCVSVLWSFWLSDGGQERKGLREYGTRSSPAWCKEGSLVLNKCEEHCRCKNGKLVNCFRVRKEFTRMDIKERKRYINAYKTVSVNARFKLDYQTLVAAHINAPDELLHTTPVIFFPWHRWFLVQFENLLRRIDCRVTLPYWDWSRVAHHWWRGSRYKDIWNPGQHGLGGDGNDWDECVEDGPFSKDKWNLLNVSGGGCLQRNFTYVALTGNTHHVRRTLSLPLKDFLQFEDTVRGVYHGELHDLIRGTMWSSMSASNAPEMILHHSFLDKLWAEWQKKGQEYIKAYYPDLPSKKMPGSNYSASQWIDSNNLPGHVKVIYED encoded by the coding sequence ATGAAGTCAACGTGCAGACCGGTTTTGTTATGCGTCTCCGTCCTTTGGTCCTTTTGGCTTTCGGATGGCggtcaagaaagaaaagggCTACGAGAATATGGTACAAGAAGTTCTCCCGCTTGGTGCAAAGAGGGTAGCCTTGTGCTAAACAAATGTGAAGAACACTGTAGATGCAAAAACGGAAAACTTGTTAACTGTTTTCGCGTTCGGAAGGAATTCACCAGAATGGATATTAAGGAGAGAAAACGATACATTAACGCTTACAAAACAGTATCAGTCAACGCTCGTTTCAAATTAGATTACCAAACACTGGTCGCCGCCCACATCAACGCCCCAGATGAACTGCTTCACACTACTCCAGTCATATTCTTTCCGTGGCACCGGTGGTTTTTGGTCCAATTTGAGAACCTTCTGCGCCGAATCGACTGTCGAGTAACCTTGCCTTATTGGGACTGGAGCCGAGTTGCTCATCACTGGTGGAGAGGAAGTAGGTACAAGGATATTTGGAACCCGGGACAGCATGGACTTGGGGGAGATGGGAACGATTGGGATGAATGTGTGGAGGATGGACCGTTTAGCAAAGACAAATGGAACCTTCTGAATGTTTCTGGAGGCGGATGCCTGCAGAGAAATTTTACGTACGTTGCCTTAACCGGAAACACCCATCACGTGAGAAGAACATTATCTCTACCGCTAAAAGATTTTCTTCAATTTGAAGACACAGTCCGCGGTGTTTACCACGGCGAGCTTCACGATCTCATACGAGGTACTATGTGGAGTTCGATGAGCGCCTCCAACGCACCGGAAATGATACTACATCACTCTTTCCTGGACAAACTGTGGGCTGAATGGCAAAAGAAGGGACAAGAGTACATCAAAGCCTATTATCCAGATTTGCCAAGCAAAAAAATGCCCGGGTCAAACTATTCCGCAAGTCAGTGGATAGATTCCAATAACCTGCCAGGGCATGTGAAGGTTATTTACGAGGATTAG
- the LOC136925625 gene encoding tyrosinase-like, with product MKSTSRAVLLCVSVLWSFWLSDGGQERKGLREYGTRSSPAWCKEGSLVLNKCEEHCRCKNGKLVNCFRVRKEFTRMDIKERKRYINAYKTASVDARFKLDYQRLVAAHINAPDELLHTTPVIFFPWHRWFLVQFENLLRRIDCRVTLPYWDWSRVAHHWWRGSRYKDIWNPGQHGLGGDGHGWDQCVEDGPFSKDKWKLLNVSGGGCLMRNFKHVALTGNTHHLRRTLSLPLKDFLQFEDTVRNIYHGDLHDLIRGTMWTSMTASNAPEMILHHSFLDKLWAEWQKKGQEYIKAYYPHLPSKKMPGSNYSASQWIDSNNLPGHVKVIYED from the coding sequence ATGAAGTCAACGTCCAGAGCGGTTTTGTTATGCGTCTCCGTTCTTTGGTCCTTTTGGCTTTCGGATGGCggtcaagaaagaaaagggCTACGAGAATATGGTACAAGAAGTTCTCCCGCTTGGTGCAAAGAGGGTAGCCTTGTGCTAAACAAATGTGAAGAACACTGTAGATGCAAAAACGGAAAACTTGTTAACTGTTTTCGCGTTCGGAAGGAATTCACCAGAATGGATATTAAGGAGAGAAAACGATACATTAACGCTTACAAAACCGCATCGGTCGACGCTCGTTTCAAATTAGATTACCAAAGACTGGTCGCCGCCCACATCAACGCCCCAGATGAACTGCTTCACACTACTCCAGTCATATTCTTTCCGTGGCACCGGTGGTTTTTGGTCCAATTTGAGAACCTTCTGCGCCGAATCGACTGTCGAGTAACCTTGCCTTATTGGGACTGGAGCCGAGTTGCTCATCACTGGTGGAGAGGAAGTAGGTACAAGGATATTTGGAACCCGGGACAGCATGGACTTGGGGGAGATGGGCACGGTTGGGATCAATGTGTGGAGGATGGACCGTTTAGCAAAGACAAATGGAAACTTCTGAATGTTTCTGGAGGCGGATGCCTAATGAGAAATTTTAAGCACGTTGCCTTAACCGGAAACACCCATCACTTGAGAAGAACATTATCTCTACCGCTAAAAGATTTTCTTCAATTTGAAGATACAGTCCGCAATATTTACCATGGCGACCTTCACGATCTCATACGAGGTACTATGTGGACTTCGATGACTGCCTCCAACGCACCGGAAATGATACTACATCACTCTTTCCTGGACAAACTGTGGGCTGAATGGCAAAAGAAGGGACAAGAGTACATCAAGGCCTATTATCCACATTTGCCAAGCAAAAAGATGCCCGGGTCAAACTATTCCGCAAGTCAGTGGATTGATTCCAATAACCTGCCAGGGCATGTGAAGGTTATTTACGAGGATTAG